The genomic region TTGAAAATGGGAGGTATGAGTCACTAACATTACCTGtaatttttcttttcttccttaccTTCTTGGCAACCTTCTCCAGCAGTGTACAGTTATCATCTTTATCACTAAAATCCTCATGATCACAAGTTATATCTTCCTGCCTAAGTTCTTCTTCAGTATTCTCATTTCTAGCATCCCTAATTGTCTCATTGACTTCATCAGGATCAAAGTCAACACATGCCTTGAACTGACTCATATCTACTTCATAATCAAACACTGGATTATCTGGTTCCTGACCAAATGTGTAATCTGGATCTTCTTCATCACTGTTCTCTTTATCACTACTTTCTGACTCACCCTCAGAAACTGCCTCGCTACTTTCTGACTCATCCTCAACCACATTATCTTCACCCACATTATCTAGTAAAGCCAAGCTCATTACAGTTGAATCCTTGATTCTAGATTCTCCTATTTCAACATACAAATCTACTAACTTGCATCCTTTTCTAAGTTGGTCATACACATAATCTAACTCATCATCATCAGTAAAGTGTCTAAGACCAAAATCCAAACAGACATTAGGATCCTTAACAAAAAAATTGAACACATCATCTACAGAGTAACCTATATCTTTCAGCATTTCACGAAGAACATCAACACTAAACTTATCAAACTCAACCCAGTCAATGTAACTAACCTTACCGTTGACATACTCCCTTCCTGGATAATCAGTAAACTCACCTCCATGGTTAATCTTTACAGAAAATACTCTAGGTTCATCCCCTGTTAACACAAATGATCAAACCATCAGATGATATTTAACTTACCGAAAACAAACTATACCCTGAGAAGAAGACACAATCAACTTACCATATATATCTTCAGGATCGTAGTATTCACCTTGAGGACGAAGACGCCATGTGAAGTCCATCGCTTTTGGTTTCTCTGTCGCACACTCAACTGTCTTCTTGTTTTGGCGGGAGTGAATTAGGGCTTTAATAGTTAATTTGGGGTTTTTAGAAGGGAAATAGAGCAAAAGGACGGTCTTACCCCTAGCCCAAACGGTCAAACAGACGGAATCTTGACAGAAGGACTCAAagtgttatgaatttataaagtcaggggctcaaaaaaccaaaaatttaatttaggggcTCAAGTTGATTTATgggacataccacagggacgcaaattgcatttttctcaaaaagaaaataaaaatgcatatactttgaacttcaattttcAGTTGGAAATAAGAATAAAAAGTCTAACACAGAAATGATTCGATCTCGGGCCCAATGTTTCAAAATGGAGGCTACTTACCACTAGAACAAGCTGATCTTTTTACCCTGTTTTGTATGATACGGTCTAtataacttatatataaaatatataaaatttgaaaatttttcggGCCCTTTTACGATTTTGGCCCTGAGCCGGCGCTCACCCGGCACTTGCTCAGAGCCGGCCCTGGCCGGACGCTTGTACAACTAGAGAAGTTGTTCGAGACGATAAGAGCATGCGCTATGTGAAATGAGAGCGAAACTGGTGACATCGTTGCCTGTCAGTCCAACACCGAACCACGCCTGTTGTTTCTCTTGCATAGCTCAacagatgaagatgaagataacATTTTATTGAACAGCTCACTGTCACTAGGGATTTATAActataaaatatattttcttaataTTTTCcttttctaaatatatattt from Helianthus annuus cultivar XRQ/B chromosome 10, HanXRQr2.0-SUNRISE, whole genome shotgun sequence harbors:
- the LOC118483258 gene encoding uncharacterized protein LOC118483258, producing MDFTWRLRPQGEYYDPEDIYGDEPRVFSVKINHGGEFTDYPGREYVNGKVSYIDWVEFDKFSVDVLREMLKDIGYSVDDVFNFFVKDPNVCLDFGLRHFTDDDELDYVYDQLRKGCKLVDLYVEIGESRIKDSTVMSLALLDNVGEDNVVEDESESSEAVSEGESESSDKENSDEEDPDYTFGQEPDNPVFDYEVDMSQFKACVDFDPDEVNETIRDARNENTEEELRQEDITCDHEDFSDKDDNCTLLEKVAKKVRKKRKITGNVSDSYLPFSIGQLIPDKKQLNDMVKTYAVKSRRQIYILKNDKLRFRVICLGTNPTLGSTEGQNSKFRGVGLKQDKRHLKPTCPWAVQISRRTEKESWCVKTITSQHHCLQTREVGLYTMSQIAKEIQPMIESNPDMPLPAIQDMLVKNHQLNVSIQKVFRAKRIATTRIIGDYREQYGILRSYCEALLRANPGSTIIIDCEPCANPSLPTIQEMLCLFCFYYERVQDVW